In the genome of Diaphorobacter sp. HDW4A, the window CCTCCACCATTCCGAGCTGATGACGCAGCTGACCGGACTCCAGCAGTCCGAAAAGCACCCGTCCACTATCGAGATAGATCACGCTGTCAGGGCGCTGCGAGCGTTCACGCAGCACTCGGCCAGCTTGGACGATTTCGGGCGAGGCAACAGAATGGGAGGATGACAGTGGAAGCATGGGTCGTACTTTGCAGTCCTCACTCACTTCCGACATTGAGACAAGTCAAAACACCTATTCACTAACTTACAACGAAGGTAGGGGTGCGACTTGGTGCGCTACAAACAACACTTCCTGCGAAATATCAAGAAAAAGCTGGCGGCACGATGTTTGCTTTTCGACAATTTACCCGTCGACACAAATTCGTCATTTTTGGGGAGTTCCGATGACGGGTTCATCGACATCCGCCACGCCCACTTGGCGGCCTACTTTTTCAGCAGGAGAATTCATGAAAAAAAACATGCTGGCCTTTGCGGCCGCTGTCCTTTGCACCACCGGTGCATACGCGCAAAGCACGGTCAATCTGTCTGGTACCAGCGACATCTTCGTCGGTTCCATGAAGATGGCTGGCGATGCTGATCGCACCAACGTCGTGAACAGCGGCGGCCTGACCACATCGTGGTTCGGCTTCACCGGCAGCGAAGATCTGGGCGGCGGTCTCAAGGCCAACTTCCAGTTGACCTCGTTCCTGCAGACCGATACCGGCACGCAGGGCCGCTTCACAGGCGACACCTTTTTCTCGCGCGATGCCAACGTCAGCCTGTCCGGCGGCTTCGGCTCGGTGCTGCTGGGTCGCTGGATGGCACCCAACTTCCTGCCTTCCGTGATCGCCAATCCGCTGGGCGACTCGTTTGTCTTCGCTCCATTGATCCTGCACATGAACGTGCCTCTGTTCAACAGCACTGGCTGGAAGTCCACGACCCCTGCTGACACCGGATGGAGCAACCAGCTCGTCTACAGCACGCCCGACATCGGCGGCTTCAAGGCCAATCTGCAGTACCAGTTCGGCGAGCAGACCGGCGACAACAAGAACAAGCGCAACGTCGGCGCAAACTTCTTCTACTTCGGTGGTCCCCTGACGCTGACCGGCTTCTACGAGCGCGCTCAGATCAGCAACCCCGGCTCCGGCACCTATCTGGGCACAACCAAGACGGCCTGGATGCTGGGCGGCGCGTATGACCTGAAGATGGTCAAGCCTTACCTGTCATACGGCCAGTCCGAAGCCGACAA includes:
- a CDS encoding porin; the protein is MKKNMLAFAAAVLCTTGAYAQSTVNLSGTSDIFVGSMKMAGDADRTNVVNSGGLTTSWFGFTGSEDLGGGLKANFQLTSFLQTDTGTQGRFTGDTFFSRDANVSLSGGFGSVLLGRWMAPNFLPSVIANPLGDSFVFAPLILHMNVPLFNSTGWKSTTPADTGWSNQLVYSTPDIGGFKANLQYQFGEQTGDNKNKRNVGANFFYFGGPLTLTGFYERAQISNPGSGTYLGTTKTAWMLGGAYDLKMVKPYLSYGQSEADNTDITAKTLQVGASVPLGAGAVVGSWAKTKLSGADMNRKTLTVGYDYNLSKRTDVYAMVMNDKITNYNSGTSYGVGIRHRF